Genomic DNA from Ruminococcus sp. OA3:
TCCCAGAATCCAGGTAGAACATACGGTTTCGGAAATGGTAACAGGCATCGACATTGTTCAGGCACAGCTGTTTGTCGCTCAGGGCTATACACTGGACTCTGATAAGATAGGAATATCAGGACAGGAAAGTGTCAGCTGCCTGGGCTATTCGATTCAGTGCCGGATTACCACGGAGAATCCGGCCAATGATTTTATGCCCGATACAGGAGTGATCGAGACTTACCGGAGTCCTGGAGGAATCGGAATCCGCATTGATGGAGGAAACAGCTTTCAGGGGGCCCAGATCACTCCTTTCTATGACAGCCTGCTGCTTAAAGTCATTGCCTATGGCAGAAAGTTTGAGGATGTCCGGCGAAAAGCCATGCGTGCACTTCAGGAAACACAGATTAAAGGTGTGGAGACAAATATTCCGTTTCTGCTGAATGTACTGAATCATCCGACATTTGCTGCGGGAACCTGTGACACAGGTTTTATCGCCAAGAATCCGGATCTGCTGGATATTCAGAAGACCCAGGACCGGGAGCAGAAAGTACTTGCATTTCTGGGAAATAAGTACGTCAATGAAAGCAAGGGAAAGAAGCCATATTTTAATGTGCCGGTATTTCCAAGATTCCAGGAAAAAGAACTGGCGGGGCTTCAGGGTACCAGACAGCTTTTTGAACAGATGGGGGCCGGAAAGTTCCGGGACTGGATCCTGGACCAGAAGCAGCTTCTGATCACAGATACCACCATGCGCGATGCGCAGCAGTCACTGATGGCTACCCGGGTGCGGACCGTGGATATGGAGAAAATAGCGCCGGCGGTTTCCGTCTATGGGAAAGACCTCTTCTCACTGGAGATGTGGGGCGGTGCCACCTTCGATACGTCTTACCGTTTTCTCGGAGAATCCCCATGGGAGAGGCTGGACACATTGCGTGGGAAGATACCAAATTTGCTTTTCCAGATGCTGATCCGGGGCGCTAACGGTGTGGGATATAAAAACTATCCGGACAATGTTATCCGAAACTTTGTGCGGCAGTCCGCCGCATCAGGCATTGACCTGTTTCGTATCTTTGATTCGCTCAACTGGATTCCCGGGATGGAGGTGGCGCTGGATGAAACACTGAATCAGGGAAAACTTGCTGAGGCATGTATTTGCTATACAGGAGATATTCTGGATGAATCCAGAACGAAGTACAACCTGTCTTATTATGTAAGGATGGCAAAAGAACTGGAGAGACGCGGTACTCATATCCTGGGGATCAAGGACATGTCAGGCCTGTTAAAACCCATGGCAGCGGCCAAACTTATTGGCACACTGAAACAGGAGATTGGTATCCCTGTTCATTTACATACGCATGATACTTCCGGAAACGGAGTGGCCACAGTTCTGATGGCTGCCGAGGCGGGTGTGGATATCGCAGACGCTGCTGTCAATTCCATGAGCGGTCTGACATCCCAGCCAGCCCTGAACTCGGTGGCAGCAGCCCTGGAAAACAGTCAGAGAAGTACAGGCCTTAACATTGACGGACTGCAGAAAATTTCGGATTACTGGCAGGATGTAAGACCAGTGTATGCCGGATTTGAATCAGAACTGGTTACTTCTACCGCGGAAATCTATAAGTACGAGATTCCCGGCGGGCAATATTCCAATCTGAAACCTCAGGTGGAGAGTTTTGGGCTGGGTCACCGTTTTGAAGAAGTAAAGGAAATGTATCAGCAGGTCAATGAGATGCTGGGAGATATCGTAAAGGTAACACCTACTTCCAAAGCGGTTGGAGATCTGGCAATCTTTATGGTGCAGAACGATCTTACACCGGAAAATATATGTGAAAAAGGGGCAGGTATGGATTTCCCTGATTCCACGACATCATATTTTGAAGGCATGATGGGACAGCCTGAGGGAGGCTTTCCGAAAGAGCTCCAGAAGGTAGTACTGAAAGGAAAAACGCCGATTACGGTTCGGCCGGGAGAGCTGCTGCCGCCCGAGGATCTGGATGGTATCCGCGGGTATCTGAAGTCGGAACTGGGACTTTATGGCACGGACAGGGAAGTGATCAGCTATGCGCTCTATCCGAAAGTATTTGAGGATTATGTAAAGGGCCAGCGCCAGGAAGGCAATTTCCGGTATATGGGTTCAGATATCTTTTTTCATGGACTGGAGGAAGGGGAGACCTGTGAAGTAAAACTGAGTGAGGGAAGTTTCCTCATGGTAAAGCTTTGCGAGGTAAGACCTGCGGATGCCGAAGGTTACCGGGATGCTGTGTTCGAAGTGAATGGAAATCGCCGCAGTATCCGGATCAAGGATCTGGATGTGGCGGAAAATGCCCATAATGCGCTGCTGTATGCAGACCCGGAAAATCCCAGAGAGGTCGGAGCACACATCCCGGGGAACATCGTAAAAGTGTTTGTGAAAGAAGGAGAAAGTGTGACCGAAGGCCAGCCCGTGGCGCTGATTGAGGCCATGAAGATGGAAAGCAATATCCTGGCTTCAGCTTCCGGGCAGGCAGAGCGAATCTATGTATCGGAAGGGGAACAGGTAAAAGCAGGACAGATGCTGATAAGGCTTGGGGAGTGAAAAACGAACCGAATATAATACAGGACCCGGCAGATTTGTATTATCTGCCGGGCCCTGCCCTGTTTGTTCAGACTTTTGATATCCCTTTCATGGTCAGACGCACTGCATTGTCTACGATATCTACCAGGCTCCTGCCGGTTTCATCAAAACACCACAATGTCTCAGCCCCAAGCAGGGCGACGATTAATTCCTCTACATAGTGATCACTGGGTATGTCATCGCGCAGCTGATTTTCCAGCTTGCCTTTCTCGACTATTTTTTTCAGTACCCGAAGCAGAGTCCGGTCTCTGCTGATAAAATTATATTCAGGGAAAGAAAAAAAATTGGAGATCATTGCCTTTATGATTCCCTTTCCGTGGTCCTCGTGTTTCGTGTAGGCTATACGGATAAAATCCATCAGCATATCCGAAAAACATTCATCTTCCACCTGTTGATATATTCGTTCATACTGTTCATCTGCCATTTGGATATTATAAAAAATAATATCTGCTTTCGAATCAAAATATGTATAAAAACTTCCCTTTGCTACGTTTGCCTCGGTGGTAATATCTTCGATATTGACGTTGTTGTACCCTTTTTCATTGATGACCTTTAGTGCGGATTCATAGATCTTTTCCCGGGTTTTCAAAGCCATCTGTTTTCTCTTGGTCATATTGCTCATTTCATCCTTCTCAATTTCTATCTCCATTTTTTGATGAACTATACAGATAAGTTCTCAAAGAGTATACATGATTTCTTTTCTTCATGCAACAGTCAATTGGCTCGAAGATATATTCGGATTCCGGCATTATTTTACCATCATACCGAGAGCCATGGTGCGGATCGTCTCGACCATCATGTCGGCCAGACTCTGTCCGCCTGTGTCAAAACACCAGATGACTTCCACGCCCGCCATGGCGGAGAGCAGCTGGGATACACATTCGATGGCAGTCCGGCTATTGCTGACTTCTCCTCTGGCAATGCCCTTTTCTACTATGCGCAGCAGGCATCGGAACAGCGAGCGGTTCTGCCGGTAAAAATCATACTCCGGGAAAGAAAAATAGTTGGAGATAATCGCTTTGATGATACCCTTGCCGCGCTTTTCATACTCCGCATAGGAGAGGCGGATGAAATGTATGATTGTAGGCAGGAATGTTTCCTGCACTGTCTGCTGATAAGCCCATTCATAGATCGCATCTGAACGCTGGATGGTATCCAGTACGATGGTCTCCTTTGACTTGAAATACGTATAAAAACTGCCGCTGGCCACGCCGGCCCGGGAGGTAATATCCTCGATGGTAGTATTGCTGAAGCCCTTTTCATTGATAACCTCCATGGCAGCCTGGAAAATCCTGTCTTTGGTTGCCAGTGCCTGCTGCTGGCGTCTGGTTAATCTGATTGGATTTTTATTTTGCATATATGACCCTCGATCCTAAGAATTTCTGATTATTCATCTGTTCCGTAGCACTTTAAAAGGTATGGGTCGATCTGATAAAAGTCTTGAATGTGCATACAAACCAGCTTTCGCAGTTTGGATAGTTCACTGTTGCAGATGGCTTCGATGATAGGCAGATGATGATGAATCTGCTGCAAACTGTCTTCGATACTGGTATATTTGGAGATTTGAATCAGATGAATCTGTTGATAAATAGCCTTCTGATGTTGATATAGACTGGTATTTCCGGAAATTTCGGCAATCTTCAGATGAAAATCCCCGTCTGCGCGGATCCGTTCGTAGATATTTCCCTGTTCAGCAGCTTCTTCACATGCTGCAGCCAAATTCTTCAGTTCTTCAAAATTTGCTGCGCTGCCATAATAGGATGCCAGTTCAGCAGAAAGGATGTCCTGTACAAGGCGTATGGAACCGATGTCCCGAATCTCCTTATCCGTAAACTCCGCGACGATGGCGCTGCGATTGGATTTGATGGTAACCAGCTCTTCCGATGCCAGACGTCTGATCGCGTCGTGTACAGGTGTACGGCTGATGTTCAGCTGTGAAGAGATCTGCAGTTCGGATATTTTTTCGCCCGGCAGTAACTCCATATGAAAGATTTGTTCTTTGAGTGTTTCATAAGCAATGCTACTTTGAGAACGCATGGATCATGCTCCTTTTTATGTTCTTTAAATATGGAAAAACCTGCTATTTTTCTCCAATTATAGTTATTATACCCTAAGAAATTGCATATTGCAAATGATTTTTTAGAACAATTTACACAAAAAAAACGAGGAAAATTCTTCTGTATTGTTCATTGACTTTTTGCATGGAAAATTCTATATTGAATGTAACTATAATAATTGCATGCAATTATATAAATAGCATGCAATTATTGTGCGGAGCATGTAATGTAAAACGACAAAAGAATTAAGGAGGTAATTAAAAATGTCCAGTAAAAAGGCAATCATGGATGGAAACGAAGCAGCTGCATATATCTCATATGCGTTTACGGAGGTTGCCGGGATTTTCCCGATCACCCCTTCATCTCCCATGGCAGAACATGTAGATGAGTGGGCGGCAAACGGCAAAAAGAATTTATTTGGTCAGCCTGTGGAAGTAGTGGAGATGCAGTCGGAAGGCGGAGCCGCGGGTACTGTTCACGGGGCACTGCAGGCCGGTGCGCTGACCACCACATATACAGCTTCACAGGGATTGCTTCTGATGATTCCGAATATGTATAAGATTGCAGGTGAGATGCTTCCGGGAGTCTTCCATGTGTCAGCCAGAACCCTTTCCGCGCATGCGCTTTCCATATTCGGGGATCACTCTGACGTCATGGGGGTCAGAAGTACTGGCTTTGGCATGCTTGCATCCTCTTCACCGCAGGAAGTTATGGATCTGGGTGCGGTGGCACATCTGGCAGCGATACACGGCAGAATGCCAATTCTGCACTTCTTTGATGGATTCCGTACATCACACGAGATACAGAAGATCGATGCACTCGACTATGAAGATCTCAGACCGCTGCTGGATATGGATGCAGTACGCGCATTTCGTGCGAATTCACTGAATCCGGAACATCCGGCAACAAGAGGGACCACGGTGAACCCTGATATCTTTTTCCAGTGCCGCGAAGCTTTGAATGTAAAATACGACAAAATCCTCGATTCCGTAGAACTTTACATGGAAGAGATCAATAAGCTGACCGGCCGGGACTATCATCTGGTGAATTATTACGGAGCACCGGATGCAGAGCGGGTGATCGTTCTCATGGGCTCTGCGGCGGAGACGGCGAAAGAAACCATCGACTATCTGGTGGCAAAGGGTGAAAAAGTTGGAATGCTGAACGTGCATCTGTACCGCCCCTTCCCGGCAGAATATTTCCTGAAAGCAGTTCCGGAGACGGCGAAGAAGATCGCAGTGCTGGACCGCACCAAAGAACCGGGTGCCATGGGAGAACCATTATATCAGGATATCTGTGCTGCCTGTAAAGGAAAGACTGATGACGTGGAAATCGTAGGCGGCCGTTATGGTCTGAGCTCCAAGGATACCACACCGGCACAGCTGGTAAGCGTATTTGAGAACCTGAAAGCAGAATATCCAAAGGATAACTTTACCATCGGCATCGAGGATGATGTTACCTTTACCTCACTGCCCGTGAGCGAAGAGATCAATACGACACCGGAAGGTGTGACCAATGCGGAGTTCTGGGGCTTAGGTTCTGACGGTACTGTGGGAGCGAATAAGAACTCCATTAAGATCATAGGAAATGCCACGGACCTGTACTGTCAGGCATATTTTGTATATGACTCCAAGAAATCCGGAGGATTGACCCAGTCGCATCTGAGATTTGGCAAAAATCCCATCCGTGCTCCTTATCTGATTCAGGCAGCGGATTTTGTACAGTGTTCCAATCCGTCCTATGTGAACAAATACGATATGGCTGCAAATCTGAAAGACGGTGGTATCTTCCTTTTAAACTGCAGCTGGGATCAGGAAGAACTGGAGAGACACCTGCCTGCATCTATGAAACGTGCACTTGCGGCGAAGCATGCCAGACTGTATACCATAGATGCCATCCGAATCGCCAGGGAGATCGGTCTTAGGAACCGTACCAATACCATTCTGCAGGCGTCCTTCTTCAAACTGGCAGAGGTTATTCCTCTGGAGCAGGCGATTCAGGAGATGAAAAATGCCAACTACAAGTCCTACTTTAAGAAAAAAGGCCAGGAGATTGTTGATATGAACAACAATGCCATTGACTATGGAATCAATGAGCTCAATGAGATTCAGATTCCGGAAAGCTGGGCGATGGCAGAGGATGTGTCGGCAAAGCGCGATGTGCCGGAATTCATCACGGAAGTTGTTGACGTGATGAACCGCCAGCAGGGTGACGTGTTGAAGGTCAGCCAGATGACCAAGTACGGACTTGAGGATGGAACCTGGCCGTCAGGTACGACGAAGTATGAAAAACGCGGTGCGGCAGTGGACGTTCCCGAATGGGATGCCACAAAGTGTATTCAGTGCAACCAGTGTGCATTGGTCTGCCCTCACGCAGCCATCCGTCCGGTTCTGGTTACTGCGGAAGAAAAGGAAGCGGCTCCTGCTGGATTTGAAACCGTACAGACGAAAGGAAAAGGTCTTGAGAAATATGAATACCGTATGCAGGTATCCCCTTATGACTGTACCGGATGCGGAAGCTGTGTAAATGTATGTCCGGCAAAGGAAAAAGCGCTGTCGATGAAACCCATGGAGAGTCAGATAAAAGAGGCGGCCAACTGGAATTATGGTGTGGATGAAGTCGAGATAAAGAGAGATGCCATTAACAATAAGAGTATTAAAAATGTACAGTTTGCAAAACCATACTTTGAATTTTCAGGTGCCTGTGCAGGATGTGGTGAGACACCGTATATTAAGCTGGTAACGCAGCTGTTCGGTGAAAGAATGTATATTACAAATGCGTCCGGATGTTCTTCAGCGTATGGCGGATCCACCCCGGCATCACCGTACTGTACAGACAAGAGAGGATACGGACCCAGCTGGGCGATGTCACTCTTTGAAGACAATGCAGAGTACGCATATGGATATCTGCTGGGACAGGATACCATCAAGAAACAGCTGGCAGACAAAGTAGAGAGGCTGAAAGAAAACGGTATTGCCCAGGAGGCATGTATGGCTTATCTGGAGAAAGGAAAAGATCCTGAGGTGACACGCCAGGTCAGTGACGCCCTTCTGGCAGCGATCGAAGGTGTGGAGAACGAGGAAGCGGTCTTCATCCGTGATAACAGGGAATTCCTCACCAAGAAGAGTGTATGGGCCTTTGGCGGCGACGGCTGGGCTTATGATATTGGTTATGGAGGTCTGGACCATGTACTTGCCAGCGGCCGTGATATCAACCTGCTGGTACTGGATACAGAGGTATATTCCAACACAGGCGGACAGGCATCGAAGTCTACGGCTGCCAGCGCCATTGCCAAATTCGCGGCGGGCGGAAAAGAGACCAAGAAGAAAGACCTGGGCATGATGGCCATGAGCTATGGTTACGTTTATGTGGCACAGGTGGCTCTGGGATCCGATCCGGCACAGACCCTGAAAGCGATCCGTGAAGCGGAAGCATACGACGGACCGTCCCTTGTGATCTGCTATTGTCCGTGTATTGAGCACCATATGAAGGCGGCCATGGGCATGAGTATAACAGAAGAGAAGAATGCCGTGGAGGCAGGATACTGGCATCTGTACCGCTACAACCCGGATCTGAAGAAAGAAGGCAGGAATCCTTTCCAGATGGATTCCAAAGAGCCGAAGGGCAACTTCCGTGATTTCCTGATGGGAGAGAACCGGTATGCATCCTTAAAGATCGCTTTCCCGGAGAAGGCAGAAGACCTGTATGCCAAGGCGGAAGCAGATGCGAAAGAGCGTTATCAGTCCTATATGAGGCTGACACAGCAATAATGTCGCCTGACTTACTGTCAAAAAAAAGCGGGCAAGTTGCACAAAAAATCTACAAAAATATTATGGTATTTACTATATTTACACAAAGGGCGATTACTGTTACAATTAAATCAACACATTGAATGACAATCAATGAATAAGACCCAATGAAAATGGGACTAAAAGGAGGAAATGAAAGTGTCAGCAGATATGAGCTATTTAAAGGACATGCCGATTGCGATTTTAGGCTGTGGTGCGGTTGGAAAAACAATGGCAGGTGACTGTGCACTGGCTGGATCAACAGTGAGACTTTGGGAACAGGAAAATTTTAAGCATAATCTGAAAAACCTGACGAGAACGGGGATTAAACTTACAGGGAACCAGTTCAGCTATTATGGATTTGAGAGACGTGGCGTAGGGCATGTGGACATGGTGACTACCGACATGGCGGAAGCGGTTAGGGGTGCCGGAATCATCATCGTAGCTACGGTTGCAATGGCACATGAATCAGTTTTCCGTCAGTTAGTCCCGCTCCTGGAAGATGGCCAGGTGATCCATATTCTTCCGGATAACTGCGGTACATTCATATGCAGAAAGATCATGCGTGAACTGAATTGTACCAGGAAGGTGATCGTCGGTGCCTGGTATACGGCTCCTTACGGTGTTCGTATCGTAAAACGCGGCGGCGTTGTAACGAATGAATGTAAGATCGAAGACCGTATCACGACTATCCGCGGTGCAGCCCTGCCTCAGGCAGATACCGATGCTTTTATCGAGTCTGCACAGTACATACCGGCACTGGATGCGATCCGCACCGGTGATGGATTCGTAAAAGGTACGACTGTTGTGGACATTAACCTGTCCAACGTTAATCCTGTTATTCATGTCCCGGGAACTGTTCTTGG
This window encodes:
- a CDS encoding pyruvate carboxylase, whose amino-acid sequence is MKEIKKFKRVLVANRGEIAIRIFRACHELGIRTVAVYSEEDKNTLFRSKADEAYRVGKGKTPVGAYLGIDEIIALARAKGVDAIHPGYGFLAENADFARACADAGIEFIGPTAEMMEQMGDKVKSKLVAHSVGVPTIPGVEKVIETEEEALAAARTCGFPVMLKAAAGGGGRGMRIVNSEDELLPQFRSARSEAEKAFGIDDIFIEKYLENPKHIEVQILGDKAGNIVHLYERDCSIQRRHQKVIEFTPALCLTEAQREAICDDTLKIARAVSYQSAGTVEFLLDQKGNHYFIEMNPRIQVEHTVSEMVTGIDIVQAQLFVAQGYTLDSDKIGISGQESVSCLGYSIQCRITTENPANDFMPDTGVIETYRSPGGIGIRIDGGNSFQGAQITPFYDSLLLKVIAYGRKFEDVRRKAMRALQETQIKGVETNIPFLLNVLNHPTFAAGTCDTGFIAKNPDLLDIQKTQDREQKVLAFLGNKYVNESKGKKPYFNVPVFPRFQEKELAGLQGTRQLFEQMGAGKFRDWILDQKQLLITDTTMRDAQQSLMATRVRTVDMEKIAPAVSVYGKDLFSLEMWGGATFDTSYRFLGESPWERLDTLRGKIPNLLFQMLIRGANGVGYKNYPDNVIRNFVRQSAASGIDLFRIFDSLNWIPGMEVALDETLNQGKLAEACICYTGDILDESRTKYNLSYYVRMAKELERRGTHILGIKDMSGLLKPMAAAKLIGTLKQEIGIPVHLHTHDTSGNGVATVLMAAEAGVDIADAAVNSMSGLTSQPALNSVAAALENSQRSTGLNIDGLQKISDYWQDVRPVYAGFESELVTSTAEIYKYEIPGGQYSNLKPQVESFGLGHRFEEVKEMYQQVNEMLGDIVKVTPTSKAVGDLAIFMVQNDLTPENICEKGAGMDFPDSTTSYFEGMMGQPEGGFPKELQKVVLKGKTPITVRPGELLPPEDLDGIRGYLKSELGLYGTDREVISYALYPKVFEDYVKGQRQEGNFRYMGSDIFFHGLEEGETCEVKLSEGSFLMVKLCEVRPADAEGYRDAVFEVNGNRRSIRIKDLDVAENAHNALLYADPENPREVGAHIPGNIVKVFVKEGESVTEGQPVALIEAMKMESNILASASGQAERIYVSEGEQVKAGQMLIRLGE
- a CDS encoding TetR/AcrR family transcriptional regulator; the encoded protein is MTKRKQMALKTREKIYESALKVINEKGYNNVNIEDITTEANVAKGSFYTYFDSKADIIFYNIQMADEQYERIYQQVEDECFSDMLMDFIRIAYTKHEDHGKGIIKAMISNFFSFPEYNFISRDRTLLRVLKKIVEKGKLENQLRDDIPSDHYVEELIVALLGAETLWCFDETGRSLVDIVDNAVRLTMKGISKV
- a CDS encoding TetR/AcrR family transcriptional regulator, translating into MQNKNPIRLTRRQQQALATKDRIFQAAMEVINEKGFSNTTIEDITSRAGVASGSFYTYFKSKETIVLDTIQRSDAIYEWAYQQTVQETFLPTIIHFIRLSYAEYEKRGKGIIKAIISNYFSFPEYDFYRQNRSLFRCLLRIVEKGIARGEVSNSRTAIECVSQLLSAMAGVEVIWCFDTGGQSLADMMVETIRTMALGMMVK
- a CDS encoding GntR family transcriptional regulator, translated to MRSQSSIAYETLKEQIFHMELLPGEKISELQISSQLNISRTPVHDAIRRLASEELVTIKSNRSAIVAEFTDKEIRDIGSIRLVQDILSAELASYYGSAANFEELKNLAAACEEAAEQGNIYERIRADGDFHLKIAEISGNTSLYQHQKAIYQQIHLIQISKYTSIEDSLQQIHHHLPIIEAICNSELSKLRKLVCMHIQDFYQIDPYLLKCYGTDE
- the nifJ gene encoding pyruvate:ferredoxin (flavodoxin) oxidoreductase — translated: MSSKKAIMDGNEAAAYISYAFTEVAGIFPITPSSPMAEHVDEWAANGKKNLFGQPVEVVEMQSEGGAAGTVHGALQAGALTTTYTASQGLLLMIPNMYKIAGEMLPGVFHVSARTLSAHALSIFGDHSDVMGVRSTGFGMLASSSPQEVMDLGAVAHLAAIHGRMPILHFFDGFRTSHEIQKIDALDYEDLRPLLDMDAVRAFRANSLNPEHPATRGTTVNPDIFFQCREALNVKYDKILDSVELYMEEINKLTGRDYHLVNYYGAPDAERVIVLMGSAAETAKETIDYLVAKGEKVGMLNVHLYRPFPAEYFLKAVPETAKKIAVLDRTKEPGAMGEPLYQDICAACKGKTDDVEIVGGRYGLSSKDTTPAQLVSVFENLKAEYPKDNFTIGIEDDVTFTSLPVSEEINTTPEGVTNAEFWGLGSDGTVGANKNSIKIIGNATDLYCQAYFVYDSKKSGGLTQSHLRFGKNPIRAPYLIQAADFVQCSNPSYVNKYDMAANLKDGGIFLLNCSWDQEELERHLPASMKRALAAKHARLYTIDAIRIAREIGLRNRTNTILQASFFKLAEVIPLEQAIQEMKNANYKSYFKKKGQEIVDMNNNAIDYGINELNEIQIPESWAMAEDVSAKRDVPEFITEVVDVMNRQQGDVLKVSQMTKYGLEDGTWPSGTTKYEKRGAAVDVPEWDATKCIQCNQCALVCPHAAIRPVLVTAEEKEAAPAGFETVQTKGKGLEKYEYRMQVSPYDCTGCGSCVNVCPAKEKALSMKPMESQIKEAANWNYGVDEVEIKRDAINNKSIKNVQFAKPYFEFSGACAGCGETPYIKLVTQLFGERMYITNASGCSSAYGGSTPASPYCTDKRGYGPSWAMSLFEDNAEYAYGYLLGQDTIKKQLADKVERLKENGIAQEACMAYLEKGKDPEVTRQVSDALLAAIEGVENEEAVFIRDNREFLTKKSVWAFGGDGWAYDIGYGGLDHVLASGRDINLLVLDTEVYSNTGGQASKSTAASAIAKFAAGGKETKKKDLGMMAMSYGYVYVAQVALGSDPAQTLKAIREAEAYDGPSLVICYCPCIEHHMKAAMGMSITEEKNAVEAGYWHLYRYNPDLKKEGRNPFQMDSKEPKGNFRDFLMGENRYASLKIAFPEKAEDLYAKAEADAKERYQSYMRLTQQ
- a CDS encoding NAD/NADP-dependent octopine/nopaline dehydrogenase family protein encodes the protein MSADMSYLKDMPIAILGCGAVGKTMAGDCALAGSTVRLWEQENFKHNLKNLTRTGIKLTGNQFSYYGFERRGVGHVDMVTTDMAEAVRGAGIIIVATVAMAHESVFRQLVPLLEDGQVIHILPDNCGTFICRKIMRELNCTRKVIVGAWYTAPYGVRIVKRGGVVTNECKIEDRITTIRGAALPQADTDAFIESAQYIPALDAIRTGDGFVKGTTVVDINLSNVNPVIHVPGTVLGAAVMQNFDTVLGQDKKNYSLYGFALCPAIAEVQAVFWEEEKALAKAMKVDICTVNYEDFFSRTTMYGKEYMGPDFAVPFEEKYENFYGDGPFDLENRYITEDVPVGCYLIQQLGRKYNVPTPTVDCMIYLANVMIKRDLIAGSKYTLDYLDIDHMTDEQLQKYLYDGEFTPKQ